One window of Bifidobacterium pseudocatenulatum DSM 20438 = JCM 1200 = LMG 10505 genomic DNA carries:
- the orn gene encoding oligoribonuclease: MVDAHDGETYTAKDSRLIWIDCEMTGLDIFHDELCEISVVPTDFDLNVLDEGIDFVIKPSNAAVANMNDFVRAMHTRSGLINEWENGLSVEEAERKVTEYVARFTPDGVKPLLAGNSIGSDKKFLDRYMPNLMEHLHYRVIDVSTFKELARRWYPAVYNNRPPKNGGHRALADIIESLDELRYYRKAFMAAAPGPDAAEAKAIADQIVATSILNNN; the protein is encoded by the coding sequence ATGGTTGACGCACATGACGGCGAAACGTATACAGCGAAAGATTCGCGACTGATTTGGATCGATTGCGAAATGACCGGCTTGGATATTTTCCACGATGAACTGTGCGAGATCTCCGTGGTACCGACGGACTTCGACCTCAACGTGCTTGACGAGGGTATTGATTTCGTGATCAAGCCGTCTAATGCGGCCGTTGCCAATATGAACGATTTCGTGCGTGCCATGCACACCCGTTCCGGACTCATCAACGAATGGGAGAACGGCCTGAGCGTCGAAGAGGCCGAACGGAAAGTCACCGAATACGTGGCCCGCTTCACCCCGGACGGCGTCAAGCCGCTGCTCGCAGGCAACTCCATCGGATCAGACAAAAAATTCCTCGACCGTTACATGCCGAATCTCATGGAACACCTGCACTACCGTGTAATCGACGTGAGCACGTTCAAAGAGCTTGCCCGCCGCTGGTATCCTGCCGTATACAACAACCGGCCGCCGAAGAACGGCGGACATCGCGCGCTCGCCGACATCATCGAATCCCTGGACGAACTGCGCTACTACCGTAAGGCGTTCATGGCAGCGGCGCCCGGTCCTGACGCAGCCGAAGCCAAGGCGATCGCCGATCAGATCGTGGCAACCAGCATTTTGAACAACAACTGA
- a CDS encoding Cof-type HAD-IIB family hydrolase gives MSAADWTSIEIPQDIRLVVADMDGTLLDEHSEIPQGFWPMLARLRSRGVEFVPASGRQYATLRAMFADKAAQVLDGGELSYIAENGNVVAIDGNIAEVHGVDTDVTRWTIDTVNASAAAGEYDMGLVLCGLRTAYVQRTDKPFLDEVGKYYAALEIVDDLHSVLEDVIASNGESDTMLKLAILDFDDAEAMAAEKLTPLKNDYQVVVSGKLWVDIMNATTNKKQGVEALQRVLGVTAAQTAVFGDYLNDLQMLSAGQWSFAMGNAHPALKQAAHFVAPSNADHGVLQVVDKLIA, from the coding sequence GTGAGCGCAGCCGATTGGACCAGCATCGAAATCCCGCAAGACATTCGCTTGGTGGTTGCCGATATGGACGGCACCCTGCTTGATGAGCATAGCGAGATTCCGCAAGGTTTCTGGCCGATGCTTGCCCGGTTGCGCTCACGAGGCGTTGAATTCGTGCCGGCGTCCGGACGCCAGTACGCTACCTTGCGTGCCATGTTCGCCGATAAGGCGGCGCAGGTGCTTGACGGCGGCGAACTTTCGTATATCGCGGAAAACGGCAATGTCGTGGCCATTGACGGTAATATCGCCGAAGTGCACGGCGTCGATACCGATGTGACCCGCTGGACCATCGACACGGTGAACGCTTCTGCCGCGGCTGGCGAATACGATATGGGATTGGTGCTTTGTGGCCTGCGCACGGCATACGTGCAGCGCACGGACAAGCCGTTCCTTGACGAAGTCGGCAAATATTATGCGGCACTGGAGATTGTGGACGATCTGCATAGCGTGCTTGAAGATGTGATCGCATCAAACGGCGAAAGCGACACCATGCTCAAACTGGCGATTCTCGATTTCGACGATGCCGAAGCGATGGCCGCGGAAAAGCTGACGCCACTGAAGAACGATTATCAGGTGGTGGTTTCCGGCAAACTGTGGGTCGACATCATGAATGCTACAACCAATAAGAAACAGGGCGTCGAAGCGTTGCAGCGCGTGCTTGGCGTCACTGCGGCCCAAACGGCGGTATTTGGCGATTATCTCAACGATTTGCAGATGCTTTCGGCAGGGCAGTGGTCGTTCGCCATGGGCAATGCGCACCCCGCGTTGAAACAAGCCGCGCATTTTGTGGCTCCATCCAATGCCGATCACGGGGTGCTTCAGGTTGTCGACAAGCTGATTGCGTAA
- a CDS encoding PIF1 family DEAD/DEAH box helicase — MRQAEALAILQSGASVFLTGAPGAGKTYVLNEFVRQARAEGAAVSVTASTGIAATHINGQTIHSWSGVGLANALTDNLIKTIRTRRKRKLQGADILIIDEVSMLHAWLFDMVDQVCRIIRRDQRPFGGLQVVLSGDFFQLPPVSVGGRNHDLVTPSPEFVASRERYAKAGLNPDGFVTESLVWRELNPAICYLTEQHRQDDGSLLTVLTDIRNGCVNDDDRNVLLTRLGTIPEPGQQAVNLFPVNKQADTLNDMRLFEINEEPHEYFAEAAGPVNLVERLKKNMLAPERLQLKTGAAVMAVRNDTDHQFVNGSLGTVRGFAAENKGGWPIVEFENGNIVTMKPNCWEMMDGDTVLASVNQVPLRCAWAITIHKSQGMTLERAVMDLRRTFAPGMGYVALSRVEGLQGLYLNGVNERMFLVSPDAVRLDGELRLASAQASDMLAHDGIAAFRQNIAVPDGDEFAQDALF; from the coding sequence ATGCGGCAGGCTGAGGCATTGGCGATTCTGCAAAGTGGCGCGAGCGTCTTCCTGACGGGTGCGCCGGGTGCTGGCAAGACCTACGTGCTCAATGAGTTCGTGCGTCAGGCCCGTGCCGAAGGTGCGGCGGTGTCGGTGACGGCGTCCACCGGTATCGCGGCCACGCATATCAACGGGCAGACCATTCATTCATGGAGCGGTGTCGGACTTGCCAACGCGCTCACCGACAATCTGATCAAAACCATACGTACCCGACGCAAACGTAAGCTGCAGGGCGCTGACATTCTCATCATCGACGAGGTTTCCATGTTGCATGCGTGGCTGTTCGACATGGTCGATCAGGTGTGCCGCATCATTCGACGTGACCAACGCCCGTTCGGAGGGCTTCAAGTGGTGCTGTCCGGCGATTTCTTCCAGCTTCCGCCAGTGAGTGTGGGTGGGCGCAACCACGATTTGGTCACACCAAGCCCGGAATTCGTGGCTTCCCGCGAACGATATGCGAAAGCGGGACTCAATCCAGATGGTTTCGTCACCGAATCATTGGTATGGCGGGAATTGAATCCCGCAATCTGTTACCTGACCGAACAGCATCGTCAGGATGACGGCAGTCTGCTCACCGTATTGACCGATATTCGCAACGGTTGCGTGAACGACGACGATCGCAATGTGCTCCTCACCAGACTGGGCACAATCCCCGAACCTGGTCAACAGGCCGTCAATCTGTTTCCCGTCAACAAGCAGGCGGACACGCTCAACGACATGCGCCTGTTCGAAATCAACGAGGAGCCGCACGAATATTTCGCCGAAGCCGCAGGACCAGTCAATCTGGTGGAACGTTTGAAGAAAAACATGCTTGCCCCCGAACGTTTGCAGCTCAAAACCGGGGCTGCGGTGATGGCCGTACGCAACGACACCGACCACCAATTCGTGAACGGATCATTGGGTACCGTGCGCGGATTTGCCGCCGAAAACAAGGGCGGATGGCCGATCGTTGAATTTGAAAACGGCAATATCGTTACCATGAAGCCGAATTGCTGGGAAATGATGGACGGCGACACAGTGCTCGCCAGCGTCAACCAAGTGCCGTTGCGCTGCGCGTGGGCGATCACCATCCACAAATCGCAAGGTATGACGCTCGAGCGTGCGGTGATGGATTTGCGGCGCACCTTCGCGCCTGGCATGGGGTATGTGGCGCTGTCTCGCGTGGAAGGCCTGCAAGGCCTGTATTTGAACGGTGTGAACGAACGCATGTTCTTGGTTTCGCCCGATGCGGTGCGATTGGATGGTGAGTTGCGTCTCGCCTCGGCGCAGGCATCCGATATGTTGGCTCATGATGGCATCGCCGCGTTCCGGCAGAACATTGCCGTTCCCGACGGTGACGAGTTCGCGCAGGACGCGCTGTTCTAG
- a CDS encoding proline--tRNA ligase, protein MTKALRMSTMFLRTLREDPADADVVSDKLLQRACYLRKAAPGIWTWLPLGLNVLNKIENIIREEMASIDAQEVHFSGLLPREPYEATHRWEEYGDNIFRLKDRHEADYLLAPTHEEMFTLLVKDLYSSYKDLPVTLYQIQTKYRDEFRPRAGLIRGREFIMKDAYSFTLDKEGLVKAYMDERGAYERIFNRLDLKYVPVHAMAGPMGGFESEEFLAPMEIGEDTFAQSPSGKAWNVEALTTPEPEAIDFSNTPAAEKRPTPNAETIDQMVEFANANHPRSDGRAWEASDILKNVVIAVMHPQDDEHDEPWRELVVVGVPGDRTVDMKRLEAQFTPAEIEEATDEDLKKHPELVKGYIGPMAFGPQARGGEKAENANETGEALRYLIDAHIARGSAWFTGADEAGVDYYDLVYGRDFEADGVVEAVQVRHGDMSPDGSGPLSFERGVEIGQVFQLGLKYSNALGLKVLDQNGKTVPVWMGSYGIGVSRVMACIAETHHDEKGLAWPAIIAPAQVHVVATGKDAAAFEAAEQLIADLEAKGIEVIFDDRKKVSPGVKFKDAELIGVPLIAVAGRDTVNNGTIEVRDRNGENAEAVPVADAARVIADRVAALLK, encoded by the coding sequence ATGACTAAAGCACTTCGTATGTCCACCATGTTCCTGCGCACTCTGCGTGAGGATCCCGCCGATGCCGATGTCGTATCGGATAAGCTTCTGCAGCGCGCCTGCTACCTGCGCAAGGCCGCTCCGGGTATTTGGACCTGGCTGCCGCTGGGCCTGAATGTTCTGAACAAGATCGAAAACATCATCCGTGAGGAAATGGCTTCGATCGACGCCCAGGAAGTTCACTTCTCCGGTCTGCTGCCGCGTGAACCGTATGAGGCCACCCATCGTTGGGAAGAGTATGGCGACAACATCTTCCGTTTGAAGGATCGCCATGAGGCCGACTACCTGCTGGCGCCGACCCATGAGGAAATGTTCACCCTGCTGGTCAAGGACCTGTACTCCTCCTACAAGGATCTGCCGGTTACCCTCTACCAGATTCAGACCAAGTATCGTGACGAATTCCGTCCGCGTGCAGGCCTGATTCGTGGCCGTGAATTCATCATGAAGGATGCCTACTCCTTCACGCTTGACAAGGAAGGCCTTGTCAAGGCATATATGGACGAGCGTGGCGCCTACGAGCGTATTTTCAACCGTCTCGATTTGAAGTATGTGCCGGTGCACGCCATGGCAGGTCCGATGGGCGGTTTCGAATCCGAAGAGTTCCTTGCCCCGATGGAAATCGGTGAAGATACCTTCGCACAGTCGCCGAGCGGCAAGGCTTGGAATGTTGAGGCGCTGACCACTCCGGAACCGGAAGCCATCGACTTCAGCAACACTCCGGCCGCTGAAAAGCGTCCGACGCCGAATGCTGAAACCATCGATCAGATGGTTGAATTTGCCAACGCCAACCATCCGCGTTCCGATGGCCGCGCGTGGGAGGCCTCCGACATTCTGAAGAACGTGGTGATCGCCGTGATGCATCCGCAGGATGACGAGCATGACGAGCCGTGGCGCGAACTGGTGGTCGTCGGCGTGCCTGGCGATCGTACCGTTGACATGAAGCGTCTTGAAGCGCAGTTCACTCCGGCTGAAATCGAAGAGGCCACCGACGAGGATCTGAAGAAGCATCCGGAACTCGTCAAGGGCTATATTGGCCCGATGGCGTTTGGCCCGCAGGCTCGCGGCGGTGAAAAGGCTGAAAACGCCAACGAAACCGGCGAAGCGTTGCGTTACCTCATTGACGCGCATATCGCCCGCGGTTCCGCATGGTTCACCGGTGCCGATGAAGCCGGAGTCGACTACTACGATCTCGTGTACGGTCGTGACTTCGAAGCCGACGGCGTGGTGGAAGCCGTGCAGGTTCGCCACGGAGACATGAGCCCGGACGGTTCCGGCCCGCTGAGCTTCGAACGCGGTGTGGAAATCGGCCAGGTGTTCCAGCTTGGCTTGAAGTATTCCAACGCGCTCGGCCTGAAGGTGCTCGACCAGAACGGCAAGACCGTGCCGGTGTGGATGGGCTCCTACGGCATTGGCGTGTCTCGTGTGATGGCTTGTATCGCTGAAACCCACCATGACGAGAAGGGCTTGGCATGGCCGGCCATCATCGCTCCCGCCCAGGTGCATGTGGTAGCCACCGGCAAGGATGCGGCTGCATTCGAAGCCGCCGAGCAACTGATCGCCGATCTGGAAGCCAAGGGCATCGAAGTGATCTTCGATGACCGTAAGAAGGTTTCCCCGGGCGTCAAGTTCAAGGATGCCGAGCTTATCGGCGTGCCGCTGATCGCCGTCGCAGGCCGCGACACTGTCAACAATGGCACCATTGAAGTGCGTGACCGCAATGGCGAGAACGCCGAAGCCGTGCCTGTCGCCGACGCAGCCCGGGTGATTGCCGATCGTGTCGCCGCGCTGCTGAAGTAA
- a CDS encoding single-stranded DNA-binding protein, whose amino-acid sequence MAQQQALITITGYVGANPTQFNKDGMPHASSFRMASTRRYFDNRTQQWKDLPTTWITVKAYRNLSENICQSLKKGEPVIVMGALATETWADQNGKPQSRIVLEASAAGHDLNRGVTTLRKFVKPNDQHQPEAKGTEPRVGADPFVRQGSVAPVEIVVPEDDEAAEFSGDTGEFDGDIY is encoded by the coding sequence ATGGCACAACAGCAAGCTCTCATCACCATCACCGGATATGTGGGCGCCAATCCCACGCAATTCAACAAGGATGGCATGCCCCATGCCAGTTCGTTCAGAATGGCGAGCACCAGACGGTATTTCGACAATCGCACACAGCAATGGAAGGATCTTCCCACCACATGGATCACGGTGAAAGCGTACCGGAACCTATCCGAGAACATCTGCCAATCTCTGAAGAAAGGCGAGCCGGTTATCGTGATGGGCGCGCTCGCCACGGAAACGTGGGCCGATCAGAACGGCAAACCGCAGTCACGCATAGTGCTGGAAGCCAGCGCCGCAGGGCACGACCTTAACCGGGGAGTCACCACGTTGCGTAAGTTCGTCAAGCCGAACGACCAGCACCAGCCGGAAGCGAAAGGAACGGAACCGCGTGTGGGAGCCGATCCGTTCGTCAGGCAGGGCAGTGTGGCGCCGGTCGAAATCGTGGTTCCCGAAGATGACGAAGCCGCCGAATTCTCGGGAGATACCGGGGAATTCGACGGCGACATATATTAG
- a CDS encoding M13 family metallopeptidase — translation MSTTLNSGIDPASFSAVTGPAQDLFRYVNGPWIDMYRLPDDRSRYGSFDKLAEDAENQIREILEDDDCPAEKSHALYASFLDVDAINASGLAAIEDQLKAIDVAADKAELTRSLGAMNPAGGPDLIGIAVYGDPGAPETNIIHIEQSGLGLPDEAYYREDHYAPIREAYVDMVAKQLKNAKLAADDEQAEAQAQRFLDVETRIAANHWDNVATRDSVKTYNPTDYAELSGMLADYDLDTWIESWQSAYDQTSAAQVQPLDFRGIFNHVVVHEPSFLTGLNAFWKAADLDDLKLWARVHVIIGSTLELPHEFDETNFEFYGKTLSGQKQQRVRWKRGVSLVNGICGEDVGREYVKRHFPESSKQRMEQLVGNLIDAYRVSISNSAWLGEETKQKALEKLSKFVPKIGYTNHWRDYSALDVHENAGFAENMRAANLYETGYQLAKVGKSVDKDEWLMNPQTVNAYYEPTMNVIVFPAAILQPPFFDPNAEDAANYGGIGAVIGHEIGHGFDDQGAQYDGDGKLNDWWTEEDKANFEQLTQKLIDQYNAFVPTQLAEKYADDPAQAPHVNGALTIGENIGDLSGVNIALKAYAFALDEAAGREKNGSTESIEASLSEAPEIDGFTGLQRFFLSYASIWRTKNRDELAEQYLQIDPHSPAECRTNGIARNVDLFYKAFDVKPEDGMWLDPDQRVRIW, via the coding sequence ATGAGTACCACTTTGAATTCGGGTATCGATCCGGCATCGTTCTCCGCCGTGACCGGCCCTGCGCAAGATCTGTTCCGCTATGTCAACGGCCCATGGATCGACATGTATCGTCTTCCTGATGATCGTTCCCGTTATGGTTCGTTCGATAAGCTCGCTGAAGATGCCGAAAACCAGATTCGTGAGATTCTCGAAGACGACGACTGCCCTGCCGAGAAGTCCCACGCCCTGTATGCGAGTTTCCTTGACGTCGACGCCATCAACGCTTCCGGACTCGCGGCCATTGAAGACCAGTTGAAGGCTATTGACGTCGCTGCCGACAAGGCTGAACTCACCCGCTCTTTGGGCGCGATGAACCCGGCTGGCGGCCCTGACCTGATCGGCATTGCCGTGTATGGCGATCCGGGCGCTCCCGAAACCAACATCATCCATATTGAACAGTCTGGCTTGGGACTGCCCGATGAGGCGTATTACCGTGAAGACCATTATGCGCCGATTCGTGAAGCATACGTCGATATGGTGGCCAAGCAGTTGAAGAACGCGAAGCTCGCCGCCGATGACGAGCAGGCCGAAGCTCAAGCCCAGCGTTTCCTCGACGTGGAGACACGTATCGCCGCGAACCATTGGGACAATGTGGCAACCCGTGATTCGGTGAAGACCTATAATCCCACCGATTATGCGGAATTGAGCGGAATGCTCGCCGATTATGATCTCGACACATGGATCGAATCCTGGCAGTCCGCATATGATCAGACTTCCGCCGCTCAGGTGCAGCCGCTTGATTTCCGAGGCATTTTCAACCATGTGGTGGTGCATGAGCCCAGCTTCCTCACCGGTCTTAACGCATTCTGGAAGGCCGCGGATCTCGACGATCTCAAGCTGTGGGCACGCGTGCATGTGATCATCGGCTCCACCTTGGAGTTGCCGCACGAATTCGATGAGACGAATTTCGAGTTCTATGGCAAGACGTTGTCTGGTCAGAAGCAGCAGCGCGTGCGTTGGAAGCGCGGCGTTTCGCTGGTCAACGGCATTTGCGGCGAGGATGTGGGCCGCGAATATGTGAAGAGGCACTTCCCCGAGTCGTCGAAGCAGCGTATGGAACAGCTGGTCGGCAATCTGATCGACGCCTACCGCGTGTCCATTTCCAACTCCGCCTGGCTTGGCGAAGAAACCAAGCAGAAGGCGTTGGAGAAGCTCTCCAAGTTCGTGCCGAAGATCGGCTATACGAACCATTGGCGTGACTATTCCGCGCTTGACGTACATGAGAATGCCGGTTTTGCCGAGAACATGCGTGCCGCCAACTTGTATGAGACCGGCTATCAGCTGGCCAAAGTCGGCAAGAGCGTCGACAAGGACGAATGGCTGATGAATCCGCAGACGGTGAACGCCTATTATGAGCCGACCATGAACGTGATCGTGTTCCCGGCCGCCATTCTGCAGCCGCCGTTCTTCGATCCGAACGCCGAAGACGCCGCGAACTATGGCGGTATCGGAGCGGTGATCGGCCATGAGATCGGCCACGGCTTCGACGATCAGGGTGCCCAGTACGACGGCGACGGCAAGCTCAACGACTGGTGGACCGAAGAAGACAAGGCCAATTTCGAGCAGCTCACGCAGAAACTCATCGACCAGTACAACGCGTTCGTGCCAACGCAGCTTGCCGAAAAATACGCCGACGATCCAGCTCAGGCTCCACATGTGAACGGCGCTTTGACCATCGGCGAGAACATCGGCGACCTGAGTGGCGTGAACATTGCGCTCAAAGCATATGCGTTCGCTCTTGACGAGGCGGCAGGCCGTGAGAAGAACGGTTCCACGGAGTCCATTGAAGCTTCGCTGTCTGAAGCGCCGGAAATCGATGGTTTCACCGGTTTGCAGCGTTTCTTCCTCAGCTACGCGTCCATCTGGCGCACCAAGAATCGTGACGAGCTGGCGGAGCAGTATCTGCAGATCGACCCGCACTCCCCCGCCGAATGCCGCACGAACGGCATCGCACGCAACGTGGATCTGTTCTACAAGGCGTTCGACGTGAAGCCGGAGGACGGCATGTGGCTCGATCCCGATCAGCGCGTGCGCATCTGGTAA
- the map gene encoding type I methionyl aminopeptidase, whose protein sequence is MIELKTPKEIEEMKPAGRFVGGILRDLKEFTKVGTNLLEIDEFVHKRIVDRKGAESCYVDYAPDFGTGPFAHYICVSVNDAVLHGVPFDYNLKDGDLVSLDLAINVDGWVADSAISFVVGEHKDPEDLRLIKCTEEALAAGIAAAQPGNRLGDVSAAVGDVAREYGYPINLEFGGHGVGRIMHGDPHVPNDGRAHHGYKLRPGLVIAIEPWFLKTTDEIYQDPKDGWTLKSSDGSRGAHSEHTIAITDNGPVILTVRDK, encoded by the coding sequence ATGATTGAACTGAAAACACCGAAAGAGATCGAAGAGATGAAGCCTGCCGGCCGTTTTGTCGGCGGCATTCTGCGCGATCTCAAGGAATTTACCAAAGTTGGTACCAATCTGCTGGAAATCGATGAATTCGTGCACAAGCGCATCGTCGATCGCAAGGGTGCCGAATCCTGCTATGTCGACTATGCTCCGGATTTCGGTACCGGCCCGTTCGCGCACTATATTTGCGTTTCCGTGAACGATGCCGTACTGCACGGCGTTCCGTTCGATTACAACCTGAAGGACGGCGATTTGGTCAGCCTCGATCTGGCGATCAACGTCGATGGCTGGGTTGCCGATTCCGCCATCAGCTTCGTGGTCGGCGAGCATAAGGATCCTGAGGATCTGCGCCTGATCAAGTGCACCGAAGAGGCGCTCGCGGCCGGTATTGCCGCTGCGCAGCCGGGCAACCGTTTGGGTGATGTTTCCGCGGCAGTCGGCGATGTGGCCCGCGAATACGGCTATCCGATCAATCTTGAATTCGGCGGCCATGGCGTCGGACGTATTATGCACGGCGATCCGCATGTGCCGAACGATGGCCGCGCGCACCACGGCTACAAGCTGCGTCCGGGCCTGGTCATCGCCATCGAACCGTGGTTCCTCAAGACCACCGACGAAATCTACCAGGATCCGAAAGATGGTTGGACGCTGAAGAGCTCCGACGGTTCCCGTGGCGCGCATAGCGAACACACCATCGCCATCACCGACAACGGTCCGGTGATCCTCACCGTTCGCGACAAGTGA
- a CDS encoding citrate synthase has product MATANLSVESKDFTLPVVEATAGADGIVVSTLRNDGWVTLDPGFLTTAQCESKITYIDGKNSILRYRGYPIEQLCEQSDFLEVAWLLRHGELPNQEQYDRFISDINHRTMVGEDFRTFMGSFPRTAHPMSVMASAVNALATFYPDTTDINDSDQLDEAATIIMAKARTIVSYIFRRRRDEPMLYPDYSRGYVDDFLRMCFAVPYEPFDSDPLYVHALGRLLIIHADHEQNCSTSVVRIAGSAHANLYSAVAAGINALSGPLHGGANEAVLRQLKAIRDSGKTVKEFVEDAKTSGQRISGLGHRVYKSYDPRAAIAKKYLQKIMERADTLKLPADERALFDVATELEKIALNDEYFVSRHLYPNVDFYTGLIYRAIGFDPSMFTTLFALGRIPGWIAQYREMLADPNTKIGRPRQVYTGYTERDYTPIDRR; this is encoded by the coding sequence ATGGCCACAGCCAATCTGAGTGTGGAATCCAAAGACTTCACCCTGCCGGTGGTCGAAGCCACGGCGGGTGCGGACGGCATCGTGGTGTCCACGCTGCGCAACGACGGCTGGGTCACACTCGACCCTGGTTTCCTGACGACTGCGCAATGCGAATCGAAAATCACGTACATCGACGGCAAGAACTCGATCCTGCGCTACCGCGGGTACCCGATCGAGCAGTTGTGTGAGCAATCCGATTTCCTTGAGGTCGCCTGGTTGCTGCGTCATGGCGAACTGCCGAATCAGGAGCAGTACGACCGGTTCATTTCCGACATCAACCATCGCACGATGGTGGGTGAGGATTTCCGTACCTTCATGGGTTCTTTCCCACGCACCGCGCATCCGATGAGCGTGATGGCATCCGCGGTCAACGCGCTCGCCACCTTCTATCCGGACACTACTGATATCAATGATTCCGACCAGCTTGACGAGGCTGCGACCATCATTATGGCAAAGGCACGAACCATCGTCAGCTACATTTTCCGCCGTCGCCGCGATGAGCCGATGCTGTATCCGGATTATTCGCGCGGCTATGTCGACGATTTCCTGCGCATGTGCTTTGCGGTGCCGTACGAGCCGTTCGATTCCGACCCGCTGTACGTGCATGCGCTCGGACGCCTGCTGATCATTCATGCCGATCATGAGCAGAACTGCTCCACTTCCGTGGTACGTATCGCCGGTTCCGCCCACGCCAACCTGTATTCCGCGGTTGCGGCGGGCATCAACGCGCTGTCGGGCCCATTGCATGGTGGTGCGAATGAAGCGGTGCTCCGTCAGCTCAAAGCCATTCGCGATTCAGGCAAAACCGTCAAGGAATTCGTGGAAGACGCCAAAACCAGCGGTCAGCGTATTTCCGGACTCGGCCACCGCGTGTACAAGTCGTACGATCCGCGTGCCGCGATCGCCAAGAAGTATCTGCAGAAGATCATGGAACGCGCGGACACGTTGAAATTGCCTGCCGACGAGCGTGCGCTGTTCGACGTCGCCACGGAATTGGAGAAAATCGCGCTGAACGACGAGTATTTCGTGTCGCGTCACCTGTATCCGAATGTCGACTTCTACACGGGATTGATCTATCGCGCAATCGGGTTCGATCCGTCCATGTTCACCACATTGTTTGCATTGGGGCGTATTCCCGGTTGGATCGCGCAGTATCGTGAGATGCTTGCCGATCCGAACACCAAGATCGGTCGTCCGCGTCAGGTGTACACCGGTTATACCGAACGTGATTACACTCCGATCGACCGTCGATAG
- the dapD gene encoding 2,3,4,5-tetrahydropyridine-2,6-dicarboxylate N-succinyltransferase produces the protein MTDQRTAWGWGLSSVDAAGNTLDVWYPELKLGEAPEEVARPNHNFGNLAHEGVDARGVRRIPVFTVSKLDEPIEDAADAYLRLHLLSMRLAKPNTLNLDGIFAALNNVVWTNYGPFAVEDFALRKLDVMAAANQCVPGLPKVDVNVLSIDKFPCMVDYVVPTGVRIGDADRVRLGAHLSEGTTVMHAGFVNFNAGTLGVSMVEGRVSQGVVVGNGSDIGGGASIMGTLSGGGKLKNSIGEHSLLGANAGIGISLGDNCVVEAGLYVTAGTKVTIYDKAKVAAGEPLETVKGADLSGKDNILFIRNSVSGRIEARYRKTGIELNEKLHKN, from the coding sequence ATGACCGATCAGCGCACTGCGTGGGGTTGGGGTCTGTCCAGCGTGGATGCGGCCGGCAACACTTTGGACGTATGGTACCCGGAACTGAAGCTTGGCGAGGCTCCGGAGGAGGTGGCACGCCCGAACCATAATTTTGGCAATCTCGCCCATGAGGGCGTCGATGCGCGTGGCGTGCGCCGCATTCCGGTGTTCACGGTGTCGAAGCTTGACGAACCGATCGAAGACGCAGCCGACGCATACCTGCGTCTGCATCTGCTGAGCATGCGTCTCGCCAAGCCGAACACCCTGAATCTGGACGGCATTTTCGCAGCCCTCAACAATGTGGTATGGACCAATTATGGCCCGTTCGCGGTCGAGGATTTCGCGCTGCGCAAGCTTGATGTGATGGCCGCGGCCAACCAGTGCGTTCCGGGACTGCCGAAGGTTGACGTGAACGTGCTGTCGATCGACAAGTTCCCGTGCATGGTCGACTATGTGGTGCCGACCGGCGTGCGTATCGGCGACGCCGACCGCGTGCGTTTGGGTGCCCACCTTTCCGAAGGCACCACCGTCATGCATGCCGGCTTCGTGAACTTCAACGCCGGCACGCTCGGCGTTTCCATGGTGGAAGGCCGTGTTTCCCAGGGTGTTGTGGTCGGCAACGGTTCCGATATCGGCGGCGGCGCATCCATCATGGGCACCCTGTCCGGTGGCGGCAAGCTTAAGAACTCCATCGGCGAGCACTCCCTGCTTGGCGCGAACGCGGGCATCGGCATCTCCCTCGGCGACAACTGCGTGGTTGAAGCCGGTCTGTATGTGACCGCCGGCACCAAGGTGACCATCTACGACAAGGCCAAGGTCGCGGCGGGCGAACCGCTCGAAACCGTCAAGGGCGCCGATCTTTCCGGCAAAGACAACATCCTGTTCATCCGTAATTCCGTGTCCGGCCGTATCGAAGCGCGCTATCGCAAGACCGGCATCGAACTGAACGAAAAACTGCACAAGAACTAA